A single region of the Eublepharis macularius isolate TG4126 chromosome 14, MPM_Emac_v1.0, whole genome shotgun sequence genome encodes:
- the CRTAM gene encoding cytotoxic and regulatory T-cell molecule: MPLSPMLFCILALLLLQEAFPEALIESLTVVEGQDLDLHCVVAGDNVSALQWSNPCWFVIFLDHQRGLKDQRYKLINSSKDHLSIRISNVTTGDEGLYTCYQYGAAVITKQVNVTVLAAPSKPLLEESTVHGREEKMLLRCSTWGSKPPPQMTWLLDNGIELFGDTQHQCEGNGKKCNTTSTLAVHTFKEKSTVTCVIRHEALGRGNLTATVHLSRIKSTTDIIPTTSEFGMTTSDNPWHHTDNILNATEGNFWIQRRSPSSEADMPNSTTINGMSDSDIILNVTERNFGAQTISASKETATQKPNSINGTNFTHEGIVKKPSKLLPILVAGLLLILFVIVLLLSVKLWKAHRAWKRENDSSELTLESYKVRPNEDNRLQENRHAFSRNSSKKRATEGSCRTSSKNSEESNESVFEKQLPYIKETDL, from the exons ATGCCCCTCTCTCCCATGCTCTTCTGTATATTGGCTTTGCTACTGCTCCAAG AGGCTTTTCCAGAGGCTCTCATCGAAAGCCTAACAGTGGTAGAGGGTCAAGATCTGGATTTGCATtgtgtggtggctggagacaaCGTATCCGCTCTGCAGTGGTCCAACCCATGCTGGTTTGTGATTTTTCTCGACCACCaacgag GTTTAAAGGATCAAAGGTATAAGCTTATTAATTCTTCAAAGGATCATCTGTCTATTCGCATCTCCAACGTAACAACGGGTGACGAGGGACTGTATACATGCTACCAGTACGGTGCAGCAGTCATAACCAAGCAGGTGAATGTCACCGTCTTAG CTGCTCCTTCCAAACCTCTGTTGGAAGAATCGACAGTTCACGGCAGAGAAGAAAAGATGCTCTTAAGGTGTTCCACCTGGGGGAGTAAGCCCCCTCCTCAGATGACATGGCTGCTGGACAACGGGATAGAGCTCTTTG GTGACACCCAACATCAGTGTgaaggaaatggaaagaaatgcAACACAACCAGCACTCTGGCAGTTCATACCTTCAAGGAGAAGTCTACTGTGACTTGTGTTATTCGCCATGAAGCTCTGGGAAGAGGAAATTTAACTGCAACTGTCCACCTCAGCCGTATCA AATCTACTACAGACATCATTCCAACTACCTCTGAATTTGGCATGACGACCTCGGATAACCCTTGGCATCACACAG ACAACATATTAAACGCAACAGAAGGAAACTTTTGGATACAAAGACGGTCACCAAGCAGCGAAGCGGACATGCCAAACTCCACCACCATAAACGGTATGTC GGACTCAGACATCATATTAAATGTAACAGAAAGAAACTTTGGGGCACAAACAATATCGGCAAGCAAAGAAACAGCAACTCAGAAACCTAATTCAATTAATG GAACAAACTTTACCCATGAAGGAATCGTGAAGAAGCCGAGCAAGTTATTACCCATCCTTGTGGCCGGGTTACTTTTGATTCTATTTGTCATAGTCCTGCTCTTATCAGTGAAACTGTGGAAAGCGCACAGAGCATGGAAGAGAG AAAATGACTCTTCGGAACTGACGCTAGAGAGCTACAAAGTCAGGCCTAACGAAGACAATCGTCTACAGGAGAACAGGCACG